A single Nostoc sp. PCC 7107 DNA region contains:
- the mrdA gene encoding penicillin-binding protein 2, producing the protein MALFPSSLPNSRKDTRTVGRGIQSIFLIGFTLLTLAGIEARLAYLQIVEGSQLRKRAESNRVRTILKQPERGNIFDRNGKLLATTRYPHSVYLWPLAHTKPSWSVVGPRLSQILGIPQEEMEHKLDAAGANSASLIRIARDVSEAQITALKEYENELKDVEINTDAVRYYPHGQELAHVLGYTRELTPDQLKDKQKEGYRLGDVIGQMGIEKAYEKTLRGEWGGQQVEVDGAGRPIRILGEKQAKSGKDLHLTIDWELQKAADKALGKYQGAIVALDPRNGAVLAMVSHPGFDPNIFSKQKLSQKDWESVQGKDHPLVNRALSAFPPASTFKIVTTTAGLESGKFSPGTVLQTYGSLTVGGVTFGEWNHAGFGPLGFPRAIAMSSDTFFYQVGKGVGGPTLIEWSRKYGFGQRTGIEFSSEETKGLVPDENWKQKAWKIPWTVGDTINMSIGQGALQVSPLQSAIMFSVPANGGYRVKPHLLKDNEEAKSWRESLNLKQSTINVLRDGLRKVITEGTGKRLNLPTIAPSSGKSGTAEAGVGRPNHTWFGAYAPSDRPEITVVAFGENSGDHGGTVCGPMVLQVLEAYFQHKYPGKYQKPESANSQNANDVNGD; encoded by the coding sequence ATGGCTTTATTTCCATCATCTTTACCGAATAGCAGAAAAGATACACGGACTGTTGGACGTGGTATACAGTCAATCTTCTTAATTGGATTCACTTTATTGACGCTGGCGGGGATTGAAGCGCGGTTAGCATATTTACAAATCGTGGAAGGATCTCAACTGCGGAAACGTGCCGAATCTAACCGCGTTCGGACAATTCTCAAACAACCAGAACGAGGTAATATTTTTGACCGCAATGGTAAGCTGTTAGCCACTACCCGATATCCGCATTCTGTATACTTATGGCCGCTGGCACATACTAAACCATCTTGGTCAGTGGTGGGGCCACGATTATCCCAAATTCTGGGCATCCCCCAAGAAGAAATGGAACATAAGCTAGACGCAGCTGGTGCTAACTCTGCTTCCCTGATTCGGATTGCGCGTGATGTTAGCGAAGCCCAAATTACAGCTTTAAAAGAGTATGAAAATGAACTAAAAGATGTAGAAATTAACACAGATGCGGTGCGCTACTATCCACATGGTCAAGAATTAGCACATGTACTAGGTTATACACGAGAACTGACACCTGATCAGTTGAAAGATAAGCAAAAAGAAGGCTACCGTCTGGGTGATGTCATTGGTCAGATGGGTATAGAAAAGGCGTATGAGAAGACCTTACGCGGCGAATGGGGTGGTCAGCAGGTGGAAGTGGATGGTGCAGGTCGCCCAATCCGCATTTTAGGAGAAAAGCAAGCCAAATCAGGTAAAGATTTGCATTTAACGATAGATTGGGAACTACAAAAAGCAGCAGACAAAGCTTTAGGTAAGTATCAAGGTGCAATTGTCGCCCTTGATCCCAGAAATGGTGCAGTTTTAGCGATGGTATCTCATCCTGGCTTTGACCCAAATATTTTTTCTAAGCAAAAACTCTCGCAAAAAGATTGGGAAAGTGTACAAGGTAAAGACCATCCTTTAGTAAACCGGGCTTTAAGTGCTTTTCCTCCTGCGAGTACGTTCAAAATTGTCACCACAACGGCTGGCTTGGAGTCGGGTAAGTTTTCCCCTGGAACAGTGCTGCAAACCTATGGTTCTTTAACTGTTGGTGGTGTGACTTTTGGGGAATGGAATCATGCAGGGTTTGGGCCTTTAGGATTTCCTAGGGCGATCGCTATGAGTAGTGATACATTCTTTTATCAAGTTGGTAAAGGCGTTGGTGGCCCGACTTTAATTGAGTGGAGTCGCAAATATGGTTTCGGTCAAAGAACTGGAATTGAGTTCTCCAGCGAAGAAACTAAGGGTTTAGTTCCTGATGAAAACTGGAAACAAAAAGCTTGGAAAATTCCTTGGACTGTGGGCGACACAATTAATATGTCCATTGGTCAAGGTGCTTTGCAAGTGTCACCACTGCAATCAGCAATTATGTTTTCTGTTCCCGCCAATGGGGGATATCGTGTGAAGCCCCATTTGTTGAAAGACAACGAAGAAGCAAAAAGCTGGCGCGAATCTTTAAATCTGAAGCAGTCAACTATTAACGTTCTCCGGGATGGACTGCGGAAGGTAATTACTGAAGGTACAGGTAAGCGCTTAAATCTACCAACCATCGCCCCATCATCCGGTAAGAGTGGGACAGCCGAAGCTGGTGTTGGTCGTCCTAATCATACTTGGTTTGGTGCTTATGCCCCAAGCGATCGCCCCGAAATTACTGTTGTCGCCTTTGGCGAAAATTCCGGTGATCACGGTGGTACAGTCTGCGGCCCAATGGTATTACAAGTATTGGAAGCGTATTTCCAGCATAAATACCCCGGTAAGTACCAAAAACCAGAATCAGCTAATTCTCAAAATGCTAATGATGTTAACGGCGATTAA
- a CDS encoding DUF6737 family protein translates to MTEQKPLNPWEYKPWWCQPWSIILTSVVLISGSCLLFKIVWLTILVSIPVIIWMGFFVFIWPQLMIRSGILESYQRENLE, encoded by the coding sequence ATGACTGAACAAAAGCCTTTAAATCCTTGGGAATACAAACCTTGGTGGTGTCAACCTTGGTCTATCATCCTCACGTCTGTAGTTTTAATTAGTGGTAGTTGTTTACTATTTAAAATTGTTTGGTTAACAATTCTGGTGTCCATTCCTGTGATTATTTGGATGGGCTTTTTTGTATTTATTTGGCCACAATTAATGATTCGTAGTGGAATTTTGGAATCTTATCAAAGGGAGAATTTGGAATAG
- a CDS encoding DUF1565 domain-containing protein: MPQTFYVNPLTGNSSNSGSQQAPFKTITQALKVATPDTTIQLTDGNYSVASGEVFPLTIPSGVQVIGNEANKGSSILIEGSGNYLSRTFAGQNVTFVMLDGGELRGVTVTNPASRGSGVWAESTTPTIANCTFKNCKREGVFATGDAKPVIQGNVFTENAANGIAIAKNSQGQIQDNTCIKTGFGIAISDTASPTLLNNKFTENRSGIVVSGNARPVLRNNVSENNTDDGLTVISTALPDLGSAASPGGNIFRNNAKFDLQNASSNQLISIGNQIDPSKVSGNIQFASAPVPTPTPIPTPTPTPTPVPTPTPTPVPVPIPTPTPTPTPVPTPTPTPTPVPVPIPTPTPTPSPIDLTDIANHWAAAFIRELVKQGIVNGFPDRTFKPDATMTRAQYAALIVKAFTPSSKRAAAQFKDVSASFWAAKVIQQAYQGQFLSGFPDNTFRPNQNIQRVQVLVSLVNGLELGTSGNVANANKIFDDQAKIPDYAKDEVAKAIDKGIIVNHPNLKQLNPTRDATRAEVAVMVYQALVDAGRVAAINSQYIVNG; the protein is encoded by the coding sequence ATGCCTCAAACTTTTTACGTAAATCCTTTAACTGGAAATAGTAGTAACTCTGGTAGTCAACAAGCGCCCTTTAAAACAATTACTCAAGCCCTCAAGGTTGCTACACCAGACACCACAATTCAACTCACAGATGGAAATTACAGCGTAGCGAGTGGAGAAGTTTTTCCTTTAACGATTCCGTCTGGTGTACAAGTAATTGGTAACGAAGCCAACAAAGGCAGCAGTATTTTAATTGAAGGTAGTGGTAATTACCTCAGCCGGACTTTTGCTGGTCAAAACGTCACCTTTGTCATGTTGGACGGTGGAGAACTGCGAGGGGTGACTGTGACAAACCCAGCCTCTCGCGGTAGTGGTGTCTGGGCAGAATCAACTACTCCTACCATTGCCAACTGCACCTTCAAAAATTGTAAGCGTGAGGGAGTATTCGCCACTGGTGATGCTAAACCAGTGATTCAAGGTAATGTATTTACAGAAAATGCTGCCAATGGAATTGCGATCGCTAAAAATTCCCAAGGTCAAATTCAAGATAATACCTGCATTAAAACAGGCTTTGGCATTGCTATTAGTGATACAGCCTCACCCACACTTTTAAATAACAAATTTACCGAAAATCGTTCTGGCATAGTAGTTTCTGGTAACGCCCGCCCCGTATTACGCAACAATGTTAGTGAAAATAATACCGACGATGGTCTGACTGTAATTTCCACTGCCCTGCCAGATTTAGGTAGTGCTGCCAGTCCTGGAGGTAATATTTTCCGCAATAACGCTAAATTTGATTTACAAAATGCCAGTTCTAATCAACTGATTTCCATCGGTAATCAAATTGACCCTAGCAAAGTCAGCGGTAATATCCAGTTTGCCAGCGCACCAGTTCCCACACCTACACCGATACCAACCCCAACACCCACACCTACTCCTGTACCAACTCCAACGCCCACACCTGTACCCGTACCGATACCAACCCCAACACCCACACCTACTCCTGTACCAACTCCAACACCCACACCTACCCCTGTACCCGTACCGATACCAACCCCAACCCCAACACCCAGCCCTATAGATTTAACCGATATTGCTAATCATTGGGCAGCTGCTTTTATTCGGGAATTAGTCAAACAAGGAATAGTTAACGGTTTTCCAGACCGCACCTTTAAACCAGATGCAACGATGACTAGGGCGCAGTATGCAGCATTAATTGTCAAAGCGTTTACACCATCCTCCAAGCGTGCAGCAGCCCAATTTAAAGATGTATCCGCCAGCTTCTGGGCAGCTAAAGTTATTCAGCAAGCATATCAAGGCCAATTTCTCTCTGGATTCCCTGATAATACATTCCGCCCTAACCAAAATATTCAGCGTGTGCAAGTTCTGGTTTCTCTAGTTAATGGACTAGAGTTAGGCACATCTGGTAATGTTGCTAACGCGAACAAAATTTTCGATGACCAAGCCAAAATTCCTGACTATGCCAAAGATGAAGTAGCCAAAGCTATAGACAAGGGAATTATCGTCAATCATCCCAATCTAAAGCAACTCAACCCTACCCGTGATGCGACACGGGCAGAAGTAGCGGTGATGGTTTATCAAGCTTTGGTTGATGCTGGCCGTGTCGCAGCGATCAATTCGCAATATATTGTGAATGGTTGA
- a CDS encoding 5-(carboxyamino)imidazole ribonucleotide synthase, which translates to MKRVGVIGGGQLAWMMGDAAKKLGVELIVQTPSKFDPAVAIAQDTVFAAIDDAKATEILAQKSDVITFENEFVDLDALSLLANKGVCFRPRLEALSALLDKYHQRCYLRDLGLPVPQFFAIDDVENLTSQLEALSFPVVLKSRRHGYDGQGTFIIQDLASLQQKLAQTANQSQFLIEEFIPFERELAVIAARSVNGEVVSYPVVETQQEQQVCQRVIAPADITLNQAQQSQAIAHTLLNSLEVVGVFGIELFLTKDSKVLVNEIAPRTHNSGHFSIDACETSQFEQHLRAVCGLPLGNSNLHCQMAIMVNLLGYENSESDYQSQRQQLAAIPHATVHWYNKTESRPGRKLGHVTVLLDEHNPETANHLAHTLESIWYPS; encoded by the coding sequence ATGAAGCGTGTTGGTGTAATTGGTGGTGGGCAACTAGCCTGGATGATGGGGGATGCAGCAAAAAAACTAGGAGTAGAATTAATTGTACAGACTCCTAGTAAGTTTGATCCGGCTGTAGCCATTGCCCAAGATACAGTTTTTGCGGCAATTGATGATGCAAAAGCCACAGAAATATTAGCTCAAAAAAGTGATGTCATCACCTTTGAAAATGAATTTGTTGACCTTGATGCTTTATCTTTATTAGCAAATAAAGGTGTTTGCTTCCGTCCGAGGTTAGAAGCTTTATCTGCGTTATTAGATAAATATCATCAGCGTTGTTATTTGCGAGATTTAGGCTTACCTGTACCGCAATTTTTTGCTATAGATGATGTAGAGAATTTAACCTCTCAGCTAGAGGCTTTAAGTTTTCCTGTTGTTTTAAAATCTCGTCGTCATGGTTACGACGGACAAGGCACATTTATTATCCAAGATTTAGCAAGTTTACAGCAAAAGTTAGCTCAAACAGCAAATCAATCACAGTTTTTAATTGAAGAATTTATCCCATTTGAACGGGAACTAGCGGTAATTGCCGCCCGTTCTGTGAATGGTGAAGTTGTCAGCTATCCCGTAGTAGAAACCCAGCAAGAACAACAGGTATGTCAGCGAGTCATCGCCCCTGCGGATATTACACTTAATCAAGCCCAACAAAGTCAAGCGATCGCCCATACTCTATTAAATAGCCTAGAAGTTGTTGGCGTGTTTGGCATAGAACTATTTCTCACCAAAGATAGCAAAGTTTTAGTCAACGAAATAGCCCCCCGTACTCACAATTCGGGACATTTTTCTATTGATGCTTGCGAAACTTCTCAATTTGAACAACACCTCAGAGCCGTATGTGGTCTACCTTTAGGTAATTCAAATTTACACTGTCAAATGGCTATTATGGTTAACCTGCTAGGATATGAAAATTCCGAGAGTGACTATCAAAGCCAGCGTCAACAATTAGCCGCCATTCCTCACGCAACAGTTCACTGGTACAACAAAACCGAATCTCGTCCTGGGCGAAAATTGGGACACGTCACAGTTTTGCTAGATGAGCATAACCCAGAAACTGCAAATCATCTAGCCCACACCCTAGAATCTATCTGGTATCCCAGTTAA
- a CDS encoding pentapeptide repeat-containing protein, whose protein sequence is MFWLTGLTLLLASLLLCLIRLSKNHYTVITILTLLLLPSAFCLLPLAALAVDWTHPLSFSNAELARRDFSGQTLQAAEFSNANMEMANFTGADLRGAVLSASVMTKANLHQADLTNAMVDQVNLTGADLSDAVFKEALLLRALFTDVNIQGADFTDAVLDKAQIKELCSKASGVNSKTGVETRESLGCR, encoded by the coding sequence ATGTTTTGGCTAACAGGATTAACATTACTTTTAGCAAGTTTATTACTTTGCCTAATTCGCCTGAGCAAAAATCACTACACAGTCATAACTATTCTTACCCTCTTGCTCCTGCCTTCTGCCTTCTGCCTCCTGCCTCTTGCCGCCCTTGCAGTAGACTGGACTCATCCCTTGTCATTTAGTAATGCAGAGTTAGCGAGACGTGATTTTTCAGGACAAACTTTGCAAGCGGCGGAATTTTCTAACGCGAATATGGAAATGGCTAACTTTACAGGTGCTGACTTGCGCGGAGCCGTATTGAGTGCTTCAGTAATGACTAAAGCTAATCTTCATCAAGCCGATTTAACTAATGCGATGGTCGATCAGGTAAACTTAACAGGGGCTGATTTAAGCGATGCCGTTTTCAAAGAAGCCTTGTTACTTCGCGCCCTGTTTACAGATGTGAATATTCAAGGTGCAGACTTCACTGATGCAGTGTTGGATAAAGCGCAAATCAAAGAACTGTGCAGTAAAGCTAGTGGAGTAAATTCCAAAACAGGCGTAGAAACTCGTGAATCTTTAGGATGTCGATGA
- a CDS encoding lipopolysaccharide assembly protein LapB, giving the protein MLRRLCAIAIFSILLNNSFTLAAPKDPSQADKFPPSPLEITTPDPLVRSSANKEPLTLVEQLKLKAALDELNQQAAATLQAEDKVTAFEIWNREIRLRRYLGTIPEIQALSRVGAIAWNQNDRQQLFYINQRLQAIQKQALSPKTIAQQGVNVELLQTLGEAYQNVRSPKNALAVYNQILTAVRQRQDKTAELSTLQTIAELNLAWFDYPQAATTYQELLTLASAGGDRTSELTYLKQLAYIYQQGKQPQQAINTLNKLALLYTDPENILKIPQLKLAIAANYESLAKENPNLIQEAFNNYQQAYTTAWESQQFVIAAEALQKLIVLYRSQGQIDAALQTSQILIETQAKTSNSYGLMQAYDQIGQIYLQQKEYPQALSAFQQGLKLAQQLKHEESYFTQQIAKVSQESGQ; this is encoded by the coding sequence ATGCTCAGGCGCTTATGTGCGATCGCAATTTTTTCTATCCTATTAAATAACTCTTTCACACTGGCTGCACCGAAAGACCCTAGCCAAGCAGATAAATTTCCCCCCAGTCCTTTAGAAATTACGACACCTGATCCTCTGGTGCGAAGTTCTGCGAATAAAGAACCGTTAACTCTGGTAGAACAGCTAAAACTAAAGGCGGCTTTGGATGAATTAAATCAGCAAGCAGCAGCGACATTGCAAGCTGAAGATAAGGTAACAGCTTTTGAAATTTGGAACCGCGAAATACGTTTGCGACGTTATTTGGGTACAATACCCGAAATTCAAGCTTTATCTAGGGTAGGTGCGATCGCATGGAATCAAAATGACCGTCAGCAGTTATTTTATATAAATCAACGGTTGCAAGCAATTCAAAAACAAGCTTTATCACCAAAAACGATTGCTCAACAAGGCGTAAATGTAGAATTGTTGCAGACTTTAGGTGAAGCTTATCAAAATGTGCGATCGCCTAAAAATGCTTTGGCAGTTTACAATCAAATATTGACAGCGGTACGCCAACGACAAGATAAAACAGCAGAGTTATCTACCCTACAAACAATTGCCGAATTAAATCTAGCTTGGTTTGATTATCCCCAAGCCGCCACCACATATCAAGAATTATTAACTTTAGCCTCGGCTGGAGGCGATCGCACCAGTGAGCTAACATATTTAAAACAGTTAGCTTATATTTACCAGCAGGGCAAACAACCGCAACAAGCGATCAATACATTAAATAAATTAGCTTTACTGTATACTGACCCTGAAAATATTCTCAAAATACCACAATTAAAATTAGCGATCGCAGCTAATTACGAATCTTTAGCCAAAGAAAATCCTAACCTGATTCAAGAAGCTTTTAATAACTATCAACAAGCTTATACAACTGCTTGGGAATCACAGCAATTTGTTATAGCTGCGGAAGCTTTACAAAAGTTAATTGTCCTCTATCGTTCCCAAGGACAAATCGACGCAGCATTACAAACAAGTCAAATTCTCATCGAAACCCAAGCAAAAACTTCTAACTCTTATGGCTTAATGCAAGCTTATGACCAAATTGGGCAAATTTACCTACAACAAAAAGAATATCCTCAAGCACTTTCAGCCTTTCAACAAGGACTAAAACTAGCCCAACAACTCAAACATGAGGAATCTTACTTTACCCAACAAATTGCCAAAGTATCCCAAGAATCTGGTCAATAG
- a CDS encoding chromophore lyase CpcT/CpeT, with protein MTSSTDITTLAQWMAADFSNQAQAFENPPFYAHIRVCMRPLPLDLLSGVSFFVEQAYDYTLNDPYRLRVLKLVNVGDRIQIENYTVKQEEKFYGASRDLERLKTVTADDLEKLPGCNMIVEWTGNSFKGTVEPGKGCIVFRKGHRTYLDSEFEIDGEKFISLDRGRDPETDEHIWGSVAGPFYFVRWASFADEVKL; from the coding sequence ATGACAAGCTCTACAGATATTACTACCTTAGCTCAGTGGATGGCGGCTGATTTTAGCAACCAAGCCCAGGCTTTTGAAAATCCCCCATTTTATGCACATATCCGTGTGTGTATGCGTCCCTTACCCTTGGACTTGTTATCAGGGGTAAGTTTTTTTGTAGAACAAGCTTATGACTATACCCTGAATGATCCTTATCGCTTGCGGGTGTTAAAGTTGGTGAATGTAGGCGATCGCATTCAAATTGAAAACTACACTGTTAAACAAGAAGAAAAATTTTACGGTGCATCCCGTGACTTAGAACGTCTCAAAACCGTAACAGCCGATGACTTAGAAAAATTACCAGGCTGTAACATGATTGTTGAGTGGACTGGTAATAGCTTCAAAGGTACTGTAGAACCGGGGAAAGGCTGTATCGTGTTTCGCAAAGGTCACAGAACTTATTTAGATAGTGAATTTGAAATCGACGGCGAAAAATTCATCAGCCTTGATAGAGGACGCGACCCAGAAACTGACGAACATATCTGGGGTTCCGTCGCCGGGCCATTTTACTTTGTGCGGTGGGCGAGTTTTGCCGATGAAGTTAAGTTGTGA
- the cpdA gene encoding 3',5'-cyclic-AMP phosphodiesterase has translation MNQVSTVSIAQITDIHLFASESHQLLGMPTIESFKVVLERLKELKSEIDLLLLTGDLSGDGTSDSYEHLQSLINQLQIPTYWLPGNHDCAIAMNEILNVGMISRRKSFQRGDWNFLLLNSAVPGCVHGHLTTNTLSWLDSELAKLGNKPTLIAFHHPPFLVNSAWLDNSGLKNPEELFAVIDRYPQVKLVLFGHIHQQFQGQRYNVGYLGTPSTCIQFRSHSHTFAIDQKAPGFRLLKLYPSGSWETSIERVPYFHPLELAATGY, from the coding sequence ATGAATCAAGTATCTACCGTATCGATCGCTCAGATAACAGATATACATCTGTTTGCCTCAGAAAGTCATCAACTGCTGGGAATGCCTACCATCGAGTCGTTTAAGGTAGTGCTGGAGCGATTAAAGGAGCTAAAATCGGAAATTGATTTACTATTATTAACCGGAGATTTATCTGGTGATGGTACTTCTGACTCCTATGAACATCTGCAAAGTTTAATCAATCAACTACAAATACCTACTTACTGGCTACCAGGAAATCATGACTGTGCGATCGCTATGAATGAAATTCTTAATGTAGGAATGATTTCCCGGCGCAAGTCTTTCCAGCGTGGTGATTGGAATTTTCTCTTGCTGAATTCGGCTGTACCTGGCTGTGTACATGGTCATCTGACAACTAATACTCTCAGTTGGCTGGACTCGGAATTAGCAAAACTAGGTAATAAACCCACATTAATAGCGTTTCATCATCCACCTTTTTTAGTGAATTCTGCATGGCTTGATAACAGTGGCCTGAAAAATCCCGAAGAATTATTTGCAGTGATCGATCGCTACCCACAAGTTAAATTAGTTTTATTCGGTCATATTCATCAACAATTCCAAGGACAGCGCTACAACGTCGGCTATTTAGGAACTCCCTCAACTTGTATTCAGTTTCGTTCTCATAGTCACACTTTTGCTATTGACCAAAAAGCCCCAGGATTTAGGCTGCTGAAACTTTACCCCAGTGGTAGTTGGGAAACATCGATAGAACGAGTTCCCTATTTTCATCCACTGGAGTTAGCCGCAACGGGATACTAA
- a CDS encoding sulfur transferase domain-containing protein translates to MSNSKKVSENLSTAGQVTNEELQQLAQAGFKSVLNLRSPDEAGFLNDEQQQAQEAGLEYANVPLKPSQADKELTELAIEKIDNLPKPILIHCAAGARAGGIALIATAVNEGLTYEQITQKASELGINLEQPHLKQFLLDKYIADQAEKA, encoded by the coding sequence ATGAGCAACAGCAAAAAAGTTAGTGAAAATCTGAGTACTGCGGGACAAGTAACTAATGAAGAATTACAGCAGTTAGCACAAGCAGGTTTTAAGTCGGTGCTAAATCTACGTTCCCCTGACGAAGCAGGTTTTTTAAATGATGAGCAACAACAAGCACAAGAAGCGGGACTAGAATACGCTAACGTCCCATTAAAGCCTTCACAAGCAGATAAGGAACTAACAGAGTTAGCCATTGAAAAGATTGACAACTTACCTAAACCAATTTTGATTCATTGTGCCGCTGGTGCAAGAGCCGGCGGTATCGCCTTAATAGCCACTGCGGTGAATGAAGGTTTAACTTATGAACAAATAACTCAAAAAGCTAGTGAACTAGGGATTAATTTGGAACAACCACACCTCAAGCAATTTTTACTCGATAAATATATTGCAGATCAAGCCGAGAAAGCTTAA
- a CDS encoding DUF5132 domain-containing protein, with the protein MSVKFLPDLGDLAEGLGITGIVGVVLVPVLLPVVAGVGRPVAKAVVKKGILFYEKSKEAIAEVSETWEDIIAEAKAEIGEERMKSAEPRETPLR; encoded by the coding sequence ATGTCAGTAAAATTTTTACCAGACCTTGGAGATTTAGCCGAAGGACTAGGAATTACAGGTATTGTTGGAGTTGTGCTTGTGCCTGTATTGTTACCAGTTGTAGCTGGTGTTGGTAGACCAGTAGCCAAAGCAGTTGTCAAAAAAGGCATCTTGTTCTACGAAAAGAGCAAAGAAGCGATCGCAGAAGTTAGCGAAACCTGGGAAGATATCATTGCCGAAGCTAAGGCAGAAATTGGTGAAGAACGGATGAAATCAGCCGAACCCAGAGAAACACCTTTGCGTTAA
- the nblR gene encoding response regulator transcription factor NblR, producing the protein MTVAHSPCVLVIETDEILANQLSSDLQEAGYDAILAHDAASGLQYSRDCQPALIVLDRMLAGESGLSLCKNIRSSGMRSPVLVLMARDTVDDRVACLEAGADDYILKPYRPEEFLKLIRLYLKPDIDTTEQLRFGDLVLDISTRRAIHNGRVIDLTMKEFELLKFLMEHPREVLTREQILENVWGYDFMGESNVIEVYIRYLRLKIEDEGQKRLIQTVRGVGYVLRES; encoded by the coding sequence ATGACAGTTGCTCACAGTCCCTGTGTTTTGGTGATTGAAACTGATGAAATCCTTGCAAATCAGCTATCTTCTGATTTGCAAGAAGCTGGTTATGATGCTATTTTGGCTCACGATGCAGCCAGTGGTTTGCAATACAGTCGTGATTGTCAACCTGCTTTAATTGTTCTAGACCGGATGCTGGCGGGAGAATCAGGACTTTCGTTATGTAAAAATATTAGAAGTTCGGGGATGCGTTCTCCGGTGCTGGTCTTAATGGCTAGAGATACCGTGGATGACCGTGTAGCTTGTCTAGAAGCTGGTGCTGATGATTATATTCTTAAACCTTACCGCCCAGAAGAATTTTTAAAGCTAATTCGCCTTTATTTAAAACCTGATATTGATACAACAGAACAGTTACGCTTTGGGGATTTAGTTTTAGATATCTCAACTCGTCGTGCGATACATAATGGACGGGTAATTGATTTGACAATGAAAGAATTTGAGTTATTAAAGTTTTTAATGGAACATCCCCGTGAGGTATTAACCCGCGAACAAATATTAGAAAATGTCTGGGGTTATGATTTTATGGGTGAGTCAAATGTGATTGAGGTTTATATTCGTTATTTACGCCTGAAAATCGAAGATGAAGGGCAAAAACGCCTGATTCAAACGGTGCGGGGTGTGGGATATGTTTTGCGAGAGTCTTAG
- a CDS encoding NAD(+) kinase has translation MPKAGIIYNDLKPIASRVAIELEEKLTAAGWDVCVTSSIGGILGYANPESPICHTPIDGLTPPGFDSDMKFAVVLGGDGTVLAASRQVAPLGIPLLTVNTGHMGFLTEAYLNQLPQALEQAMAGEYEIEERAMLTVKVLRGESVLWEALCLNEMVLHREPLTCMCHFEIAIGRHAPVDIAADGIIVSTPTGSTAYSLSAGGPVVTPGIPALQLVPICPHSLASRALVFPDTETVSIYPVNIPRLVMVVDGNGGCYVFSEDRVYLERSQYSVRFIRLQPPEFFRILREKLGWGLPHIAKPTSVELP, from the coding sequence GTGCCGAAAGCAGGCATTATCTACAATGATTTAAAACCGATAGCTAGCCGCGTTGCTATCGAATTAGAAGAAAAACTCACCGCTGCTGGTTGGGATGTATGTGTCACAAGTAGCATCGGTGGAATCTTGGGCTACGCTAATCCAGAAAGTCCTATATGCCACACTCCTATTGACGGTTTGACACCCCCTGGTTTTGACTCAGACATGAAGTTTGCTGTTGTACTTGGGGGAGATGGGACTGTTTTAGCTGCATCTCGTCAGGTTGCGCCGCTGGGGATTCCTCTGTTGACAGTGAATACTGGTCACATGGGGTTTTTGACAGAAGCTTATCTCAATCAACTGCCTCAAGCGCTTGAACAAGCAATGGCGGGTGAGTATGAAATCGAAGAACGGGCAATGCTGACTGTGAAGGTATTGCGCGGAGAGTCGGTATTATGGGAAGCCTTGTGCTTGAATGAAATGGTGCTGCATCGGGAACCTTTGACCTGTATGTGCCATTTTGAAATTGCTATTGGTCGGCACGCACCAGTGGATATTGCTGCTGATGGCATAATTGTGTCTACGCCTACTGGTTCTACGGCTTATTCACTGAGTGCAGGCGGCCCGGTAGTCACCCCTGGTATCCCGGCTTTACAGTTAGTGCCGATTTGTCCTCACTCTTTGGCTTCTAGAGCCTTAGTGTTCCCCGATACGGAAACAGTCAGTATTTATCCGGTAAATATTCCGCGTTTGGTGATGGTGGTGGATGGGAATGGCGGATGTTACGTGTTCTCGGAAGATCGAGTATATTTAGAGCGATCGCAATATAGTGTCCGATTTATTCGTTTACAACCACCAGAGTTTTTCCGCATCTTGCGCGAAAAACTCGGATGGGGTCTACCACATATAGCTAAACCCACCTCTGTAGAGTTACCTTGA